The genome window ACACCCTGGTGCTACAAAGGGCCGGTACGTATAAGGTACGACTATCCGACGGCACCCTTGTTCGCCTGAACGCACAAAGCAGTATCACTTTTCCGAGCAGTTTTACCGGCCCGGTACGGGAAGTAACTTTAACCGGGGAAGCCTACTTTGAAGTGGCCAAGACCAATAAGCCTTTTATCGTTAAACAAAATGACAATAAGATAGAAGTGTTGGGCACCAGGTTTAATATCAGCGCTTACCCGGAGGAAAACAAGGTAAAAACAACGCTCCTGGAAGGTAGTGTGCGGATCATCACCCCCGGGCAAACACCCCGTATGCTTATGCCAGGACAGCAGGCCATTATCCAGGAAAATGCAACAGGCATTGACATAAAGGAAATAGCCAATCCCGAGCAGGCAGTGTCGTGGGTAGATGGCAATTTTAGTTTTGAACGGTTACCCTTACGGGAGATCATGTACCAGGTACAACGCTGGTACGATGTGCAGGTGATCTATGAAGAAAAGCCCGATCCAAGTCCCATCACTGTTACCAAAATATCCAGGGGTTTGTCATTAACGGAGTTCCTGGATGCACTCAAAGAAGGAGACCGGTTCTCCTACCGTGTATCTGTGGATAATAAACATGTTTTCATTACTAAATAATTGTACCATTAGCCTTTTCCATTGATGTATTCCAATCCTACGAATGGCCGTGTCCTAAACAGTGCTATTCCAAATCCTTGGTAATTTCTCCCGCCTTTGCCAGGGAGGGCTGATGGTATTCACCCTCCCCGCAAAGCGGCCATTGATGAGCATCCAATATTTTATTCACCTGCAGCAATGGCTATTGGCTGCAGCTCCTGAAAAACCCCTATAGCCCTAACTAATCGTTTCCCACCTTTTATAATCTTTCCTGCAGACGACTGCATGCTGCATCATGCAACGTACTTCCGTGGCTTTATCCCATGATGTGCTGAACTATTTGCCTATTACCCCGACCGGAGTAACCATTACACCATCCTATTCATTCACCATAAACCAAATTCAATCCCAACATGTAACCATTAAAGTATTTAAATTATGTACAAATTATTGAAAACTACGTTTTGGTTAAGTATCGTGATTATTGGTAACGGGAAAATAGCTAGTGCTCAGCATCCAGTTCATCAGAAAAGCCATGCAGTATTTGAATACAGCGCCGTGAAGAAGCCATTCAGAAAGGTATTGAGCGATCTGCAACGCCAATTTAAAGTAGATTTCAGCTATACCGAGAATGATATTGCAGGAGCCAGGCCGGTGACCATCCACTACAAAGCGCCCAGCTTTGACAAACTGCTGGATAGCATTTTAGCAACCCAACCCATCAGGTACGAGTTCAAAAGGCAGCTTTACTATCTCATGCAAAAGAGCATTATCCGTGCGGCCAAACAAGGGGACATGGGTTACCTGGAAGAAATATCGGGTATTGTTCTTGATCCGGAAGAACGGCCTATCGAATTTGCCAGCATCGGATTTGAAGATAACAGGAGTGTAACCAAGACCAATGAGAAAGGCGAATTCTACCTGCGTACCAACGAAAGGCACCGGCATTTAAAGATCTCCTGCCAGGGGTATAGCGTTAAACTGGTATCGCTGCCCGTGGACCCCCGGCATAAGATCACCCTGACGCTGGAGTACCGGACGATGCCCTCCTTCACCAGCAATTATAAAACTTTCAAAAAACCGGTTACCACAGAAGGCGCCGATCACCTGGATGAAACGATGCTAGGCCCCGTAAGACCTAAAAACGTGGCGGTAGCCCTATCCGGTTTGGCGCCGGGGACGCGGGTACAACTTCAAAATGGCTCGCATGGCACCCACGCCCATATCAGCATCCGGAACAGCAGCAGGATCTATGATGGTTTACTGGCCAATAATACGGAAGTAAATGGCCCCCTGATCATCCTGGACCGTGTGCCGCTGCCCAATATGATCATCAGTCAACTGGATTATATCGGGGGCAGCCCCAATGCCACCGGTCCGGCCATGGGCGGTGTATCTATTTTACGGCTGATCAACCCCGATAATATAGAATCCATAGAAATATTGAAGGATGCGGACGCCACCGCCATTTACGGCAGCCGCGGAGCGAACGGCGTTATTGTTATCAATACGAAGAAAGCCAAAGCCGGTATGCCTTCCGTTACCGCCCATGCGCGTTATGGGTTTGGGCGGGTGAGACAGTATTATACTTTTTTGAATACCCCCCAGTTCCTGGCGGCCAGAAGAGAAGCGCTGGCCAATGATAGCTTACCGGCTACTGAATCGAACGCGCCGGACCTGACCTTGTGGGACAGCTTACGCTACCAGGATTATAACGATTTCTTTTTAGGGGGAAGCGCCTCGCATGTGAATGCTTCCGTATCGACCAGCGGCATTACCGACCATTTAAATTACCGTTTGGCACTCAGCTATTATAAAGAAGGCACTGTGTTACCCGACAAAAAGGTGAACCAGGATTTCTATGACCAGGACCTTCATGTACAAGGGAGGGTGGAACAAAAATCGAGAAACGGTAAACTTACCATTGGTCTGGATGGGCAATATTTCTCCGCCAAAACGGTGTCTATTGGTAATGACATCACACAGGCAGTGAGGCTGGCTCCCAATACGCCTGAATTAGTAGATGCGCGGGGTAACCTGCTATGGCCTAAAGGATTGTTGAACCCGATGGCTTATTTACTGAATAATTACACTATTTCCATCGAAAATCAATTGTGCCATGCGGGTATTGACTACCAGGTGAATCCCCATCTTAAGCTGATCTCCAACCTGGGGCTCAATATTATTAATACGGACGAGACCCTGAAGATCCCCATTAAAGCACAGGATTCTTCCACCAACCCCACCGGCACTGCTGAGTTTGGGTCCATATTCGTGAAAAATCAATTGCTGGAGCTGATGGCCGAGCATAAGTATAGCTGGAAGGCGCTCAACATCACTTCGCTGGCAGGCGCCACCGTGGTGAAACAAAAGTATGTGCGGGAAAAGATAGTGGGCACCGGGTATACCAATGACCAAACCCTGCCCACGCAGCAAGCTGCCGCCGTGATAAAAGCCAGTAATAAGATCACCGAGTATGGTTACCTGGGTTTCTTTGGCAATACAAAATTGGAATATGATCATAAGTACCTGTTGAATATCACTGTGCGAAGAGACGGCTCTTCCCGGTTTGGCGCCAACCGGAAGTATGGCCTGTTCTGGGCAACCGGCGCCGGCTGGGTGCTATCAAAAGCCAGGTTTTTGACATTACCTTCCTTCATCACGTTTGCTAAGATAAGAGGCAGTTACGGTGTAACGGGCAATGACCAAATTGGTGATTACGGGTTTAAAGATATTTATGCGCCGGTCTCTAATTCCAATCCCTATGCCGGGATACAAGGTTTTATGCCTACCCGGCATCCGAACGACAATTACGGTTATGAGGAATGCAAGAAGCTGGAACTGGCCGCAGAATTCACGATCAGGAATATGCTCAACGTTAGTTTCTGCTATTATAACAATACATCGGGCAAGCTGTTGCTTTCTGAAACGTTGCCCAATTTCACGGGAATTGGAAGTATGCTCATTAACTCTGATGCCAGGGTCAATAACCAGGGCTACGAGTTACAGCTCCAGTTGAAGGGAGACACTTCCCGGTCATTGTATGCCTTTTTTACGCTTTCAGCAACGTTGCCCCGTACCAAACTCACGGCTTTCCCCGGATTGGCCTTTTCGAATCATGCCCAAAAACTTGTATTGGGCAGGTCGCTGAGCGTTCAGCAAGGTTTTACGGCGCTTGGCGTTGACCCTGCCACAGGCGTCTATGACTTTGTAAACCAAAACAAGGACAGTACGCTGGATATTAATGATTATGTAGTGAATGGCGACCTGGACCCCAAACTGTATGGCGGACTCCAGGGCCTGATCGGTTACAAGCGGTTTGCCCTTGACTTTTGCTGGGAATTTGCCCTGCAAAAAGGCATTAATCAATTCCTGACCTTTTCGGCCATGAAACCGACTATCAATGGATATTCAAATGTTCCGGTTGAGTTCCTTGACCGCTGGCAGCGTCCCGGCGATGTTGCCCAATACCAACAGTATACTACCCAATCCGGATCACCGGCTTCGGCAGGCTGGGATAGAAACAGGAACAGCAACAACTACCTGGTCAATGCCCATTTTATCCGGTTAAAAACCATCAGCGTTTCTTATTCTTTCCAGGACCTACGCCTGCGGCGAAGCCTGGCAGCCTGCACCAAATTGTTTGTTGCTGCTGAAAATGCCCTTGTATTGACCAGGTATAAAGGCGCTGATCCCTCTTCGCAAAACTTTGCCGGCCTTCCGCCGCTGAAAAGGTACTCGCTCGGATTTCAAATTAATTTTAAATAACCCCTTTATGCAAAATAGGATTGTCCTACGATTTATTGTTTTGCTATTGTTGATGCTTCCCTTCCTGGGTTGCCGTAAGATTATTGATATGCAGCCCATCACGGAAGTGGATGCGAGTATGCTTTATGCAGATGACCAAACGGCTGTATCGGCTGTGGTAGGTTTGGAAAACCGTTTCATGACCAGCATATCGATGTTCAATGGCAATTTGTCGCGGTACCTGAGTTTGTATGGCGATGACCTGAAAAGGATCAGCAAATTAGCCAGCGATAGTTTATTTTATAACCATTTACTTTCGGCCGATAATGAACAGGTAGCGGAATTCTGGAATTCGGGCTATAGTTATATTTTTCATTGCAACGCCATTCTGACTTCCCTTCAACACAGTGAAAAGATCACCCCTGAGACCAAAAACCAGTTGCAGGGCGAAACGAAGTTTATCCGGTCGTTGGTGTATTTCTACCTGGTAAATCTCTTTGACAGCATTCCTCTTGTGCTGGTCACCGATCCACAGGTGACCAAACATTTACCCCGGGCAGCGCCTGCGGCCATTTATGCGCAACTGGTGGAAGACCTTCAGGACGCCCAGGCTTTGTTATCCAATGAATATCCTGCCAATCGCCTCCTGTTTGCACCCAGGACACGTGTGAACAAGGGAACTGCGGCGGCCCTGTTGGCAAGGGTTTATTTATATAGGAAAGATTACGCGCATGCAGATACGCAGAGTACGTGGGTGATCGGCTGCGGGCAATATACCCTCGAACCCGATCTCAATAAGGTATTTCTGAAAGACAGTCCCGAGACGATCTTTGCCTTACACCCTACCATTAACAATTATAATACCGTGGAGGGAAAGTTGTTTGGATTAAACCCCACTACCAACAAAGCCGCTTTTGAAATTACTCCGGCTTTATGGAACAGTTTTGAAGCTGCTGACCAACGTGCGGTTAAGTGGATCACCACTGCTACTATGAGTGGTAAAAAATATAAAATACCCTATAAGTATAAGGTGTACGAAGCGGCGGCTATTACAGAATACAATGTATTATTCAGGCTGGCCGACCTGTATTTGATCAGGGCTGAAGCAAGAGCGGCATTGGGCCATCCCACGGAGGCCGTTCAAGACTTAAACACGATCCGGGCCAGGGCAAATGCTACGCTGCTGTCCTCCTCCCTGACTGGTGCACCCTTAAAGGATGCGATAGAAGCTGAAAACCGGCGGGAGTATTTTACAGAATCGGGCCATCGCTGGCTGGACCTACGCCGGTGGGAAAGCCATGATGCCAACGCACCCCATAAAAGACGGGCAGACGATGTGATGGAAGAAATCAACCCCCAGCATTGGGCTTCTTACAAGATACATTTCCCGATACCGGGGGATGAATTGCTAAAATCCAAATTTCTTACGCAAAACCCGGGTTATTGATACTGTAGGACAGGATCACCTGTCGGACCAAATGATCGTTGTAGGATAGAAGAAGTGGTCACCCCACTCGTAAGGATAAAGTCCACTACTATGGACAGAAGCAAAGGTGTAGCCCGGAAAGAGCGCTTCGAGCCTGTCAATTTCAATGTAAATAGCAGAAGTGGTGCCGGTAGGATCTGTCAGCTCTTCATCCTTGTACCAGGTATAATCGGTGAATTCTTTGGAAGGAGGAGGAGGGGCTGATGGATGCTGCCTGGATGATACGTTGATTGCTAACAGTAAGGCAATGCAGACCGCAATGGCTGCGATACGATTCTTTTTCATAAAAAGCATTTGTTTAAATGAATAAAAAATAGATACGCTGCTAATCAGGCATACAATACACCGGGTAGTGAGTAAGTTAAAAAAAGGGAGGATGACTGCTGAACTTTTGCAGCCTGCGACAATCATTGCGGGATTCTGACAGCAAAGTTAGTATCCTAAACGAAAGGAATACCCTGCTGGCATGTAGAAAAGTGGTGTTGCGCTCCTGGTTTCGTTACAAACCGTACTTTTTTTGATTTCGGTCAAGCAAATTACCGACTGGATAA of Paraflavitalea devenefica contains these proteins:
- a CDS encoding SusC/RagA family TonB-linked outer membrane protein, producing the protein MYKLLKTTFWLSIVIIGNGKIASAQHPVHQKSHAVFEYSAVKKPFRKVLSDLQRQFKVDFSYTENDIAGARPVTIHYKAPSFDKLLDSILATQPIRYEFKRQLYYLMQKSIIRAAKQGDMGYLEEISGIVLDPEERPIEFASIGFEDNRSVTKTNEKGEFYLRTNERHRHLKISCQGYSVKLVSLPVDPRHKITLTLEYRTMPSFTSNYKTFKKPVTTEGADHLDETMLGPVRPKNVAVALSGLAPGTRVQLQNGSHGTHAHISIRNSSRIYDGLLANNTEVNGPLIILDRVPLPNMIISQLDYIGGSPNATGPAMGGVSILRLINPDNIESIEILKDADATAIYGSRGANGVIVINTKKAKAGMPSVTAHARYGFGRVRQYYTFLNTPQFLAARREALANDSLPATESNAPDLTLWDSLRYQDYNDFFLGGSASHVNASVSTSGITDHLNYRLALSYYKEGTVLPDKKVNQDFYDQDLHVQGRVEQKSRNGKLTIGLDGQYFSAKTVSIGNDITQAVRLAPNTPELVDARGNLLWPKGLLNPMAYLLNNYTISIENQLCHAGIDYQVNPHLKLISNLGLNIINTDETLKIPIKAQDSSTNPTGTAEFGSIFVKNQLLELMAEHKYSWKALNITSLAGATVVKQKYVREKIVGTGYTNDQTLPTQQAAAVIKASNKITEYGYLGFFGNTKLEYDHKYLLNITVRRDGSSRFGANRKYGLFWATGAGWVLSKARFLTLPSFITFAKIRGSYGVTGNDQIGDYGFKDIYAPVSNSNPYAGIQGFMPTRHPNDNYGYEECKKLELAAEFTIRNMLNVSFCYYNNTSGKLLLSETLPNFTGIGSMLINSDARVNNQGYELQLQLKGDTSRSLYAFFTLSATLPRTKLTAFPGLAFSNHAQKLVLGRSLSVQQGFTALGVDPATGVYDFVNQNKDSTLDINDYVVNGDLDPKLYGGLQGLIGYKRFALDFCWEFALQKGINQFLTFSAMKPTINGYSNVPVEFLDRWQRPGDVAQYQQYTTQSGSPASAGWDRNRNSNNYLVNAHFIRLKTISVSYSFQDLRLRRSLAACTKLFVAAENALVLTRYKGADPSSQNFAGLPPLKRYSLGFQINFK
- a CDS encoding RagB/SusD family nutrient uptake outer membrane protein, translating into MQNRIVLRFIVLLLLMLPFLGCRKIIDMQPITEVDASMLYADDQTAVSAVVGLENRFMTSISMFNGNLSRYLSLYGDDLKRISKLASDSLFYNHLLSADNEQVAEFWNSGYSYIFHCNAILTSLQHSEKITPETKNQLQGETKFIRSLVYFYLVNLFDSIPLVLVTDPQVTKHLPRAAPAAIYAQLVEDLQDAQALLSNEYPANRLLFAPRTRVNKGTAAALLARVYLYRKDYAHADTQSTWVIGCGQYTLEPDLNKVFLKDSPETIFALHPTINNYNTVEGKLFGLNPTTNKAAFEITPALWNSFEAADQRAVKWITTATMSGKKYKIPYKYKVYEAAAITEYNVLFRLADLYLIRAEARAALGHPTEAVQDLNTIRARANATLLSSSLTGAPLKDAIEAENRREYFTESGHRWLDLRRWESHDANAPHKRRADDVMEEINPQHWASYKIHFPIPGDELLKSKFLTQNPGY
- a CDS encoding FecR family protein; amino-acid sequence: MSYNITTPNHVISAICHLTDNRELPEEDRKDYIEFEKNHPLDHFTIKGEIISRLTTTSDLAEQDWPDYQVKLRQALSVTALPATTIPRRRYIKPIIWSCAACLALVGSLLLYYYFKVSLPPGSQPGDQNQQLAALTPKPPRATLILGGNKTINLEEVKNGWSNQQGGINVIKQAPDSLSYEPFSNPETGVYMNTLVLQRAGTYKVRLSDGTLVRLNAQSSITFPSSFTGPVREVTLTGEAYFEVAKTNKPFIVKQNDNKIEVLGTRFNISAYPEENKVKTTLLEGSVRIITPGQTPRMLMPGQQAIIQENATGIDIKEIANPEQAVSWVDGNFSFERLPLREIMYQVQRWYDVQVIYEEKPDPSPITVTKISRGLSLTEFLDALKEGDRFSYRVSVDNKHVFITK